The Streptomyces sp. NBC_01268 genome window below encodes:
- a CDS encoding nuclear transport factor 2 family protein: protein MSTEALDPMERLFAERACERLIIEFVHRLDLGDPSSVADLFTPDGVWEWPHGDRRVEGREALRSYFGSRPKDRLSRRMSTNILVTVNSASAATATSYFATYRVDGYTDGMVPPRLPANVGHYEDTFRKIEDTWLLASRVTRLPFGGETARLSHPDQS from the coding sequence ATGTCGACTGAAGCCCTTGACCCGATGGAACGTCTCTTCGCCGAGCGAGCCTGCGAGCGTCTGATCATCGAGTTCGTACACCGCCTTGACCTGGGAGATCCGAGCAGCGTCGCGGACCTCTTCACACCTGACGGGGTGTGGGAGTGGCCTCACGGTGACCGCAGAGTGGAAGGGCGTGAGGCACTCCGCAGCTACTTCGGTTCGCGGCCCAAGGACCGGCTGTCACGCCGCATGTCTACGAACATCCTGGTCACGGTGAATTCCGCGTCGGCGGCCACCGCAACCTCTTACTTTGCCACTTACCGGGTCGACGGCTACACCGATGGCATGGTGCCTCCGAGGCTCCCCGCGAACGTGGGCCACTACGAGGACACGTTCCGGAAGATCGAGGACACCTGGCTCCTCGCCAGCCGAGTCACGCGCCTACCGTTCGGCGGAGAGACGGCGCGACTCAGTCACCCCGACCAATCGTGA
- a CDS encoding helix-turn-helix domain-containing protein, with amino-acid sequence MGAGAKHRFVFVDRLLAVLVDLRHGATHDVLACWFAVDRSTITRAIGEMWPLLAERGCAIGPGVRL; translated from the coding sequence GTGGGAGCCGGTGCGAAGCACCGGTTCGTGTTCGTCGACCGGCTCCTGGCCGTCCTCGTCGATCTCCGCCACGGGGCCACTCACGACGTGCTGGCCTGCTGGTTCGCAGTGGACCGCTCCACCATCACCCGGGCCATCGGCGAGATGTGGCCCTTGCTTGCCGAGCGGGGATGCGCGATCGGCCCCGGCGTCCGGCTGTGA